A genomic window from Flavobacterium johnsoniae includes:
- a CDS encoding cupin domain-containing protein, protein METNEKKFSSKDFHQTFARPSFTMPDKLIHRNVENAGEHNQFSTERKHPVFFVDLPSKNVSMTIGGLLPGQLTNRHRHTYETLLYVIEGSGFTEIEDQKVEWKAGDAVYIPAWTWHRHQNLSETENAKYIATENAPQLQNLGVALREEEGRDL, encoded by the coding sequence ATGGAAACGAATGAAAAAAAATTCTCATCAAAAGATTTTCATCAGACTTTTGCTAGACCAAGTTTTACAATGCCTGATAAATTAATTCATCGAAATGTTGAAAATGCAGGCGAACACAATCAGTTTTCTACAGAACGAAAACATCCAGTATTTTTTGTAGATCTGCCAAGTAAAAATGTAAGTATGACAATTGGTGGATTATTGCCGGGACAATTGACTAACAGACACAGACATACTTACGAAACGCTTTTGTATGTTATTGAAGGTTCAGGTTTTACTGAAATAGAAGATCAGAAAGTAGAATGGAAAGCTGGCGACGCTGTTTATATTCCAGCATGGACATGGCACAGGCATCAAAATTTAAGCGAAACAGAAAACGCAAAATATATCGCTACTGAAAATGCGCCTCAACTACAGAATTTGGGAGTAGCATTGAGAGAAGAAGAAGGAAGAGATTTATAA
- a CDS encoding sialate O-acetylesterase codes for MNSNKLTLSFLSIFLVLNFNVFSQITLPKILGHNMVLQQNKEVSIWGTASAGEKVSVDFAGQNKTTIADTSGKWSLKLKPMKASFTPREMTIKGTNTIILKNILIGEVWLCSGQSNMEYAMRKYSKFETATKGYKPPEDDLNKADNTYIRIFLDRRKYMEPSPEHLGWDAAMGKPLVDFSAVGYYFAKDLYAKLHVPIGMISAAVPGSRIEPWIQASKMEITPKLKNGKTLEKLSADGGDSGKFYDTMIQPLIPYTLKGFLWYQGESNCFLNENIRYAYKFKTLIESWRNDWNDENLPFYFVQLAPYAYSTTKDERPHSAEQLPEFWESQKLALHLKNTNTIAITDLVDSIADLHPGYKWEIGRRLSLLAANKTYGQKNIVWSGPVYEKMKVIDNTIEITFSEIGSGLASRDEKPLSWFTIAGSDGKFVKAQAEIKGDKIILSAPEISHPVSARFGWNEAAQSNFINKEGLPAVPFRTDNPWDKLF; via the coding sequence ATGAATTCCAACAAATTGACTTTATCGTTTTTAAGTATTTTTCTTGTCTTAAACTTCAATGTTTTCAGCCAAATTACACTTCCAAAAATTTTAGGACACAATATGGTTTTGCAGCAAAACAAAGAAGTATCAATTTGGGGAACTGCAAGCGCGGGCGAAAAAGTATCGGTAGATTTTGCTGGACAAAACAAAACAACGATTGCTGATACTTCGGGCAAATGGTCGCTGAAACTAAAACCTATGAAAGCCTCTTTTACGCCACGCGAAATGACGATAAAAGGAACAAATACTATTATTCTAAAAAATATTTTAATTGGCGAAGTCTGGCTTTGTTCTGGACAGTCAAATATGGAATATGCTATGAGAAAATATAGCAAATTTGAAACAGCCACGAAAGGATACAAACCGCCAGAAGACGATTTGAATAAAGCAGACAATACGTATATCCGTATTTTTTTAGATCGCAGAAAATATATGGAACCAAGTCCTGAACATTTAGGTTGGGATGCTGCAATGGGAAAACCTTTAGTAGATTTTTCTGCCGTAGGATATTATTTTGCTAAAGATTTGTATGCCAAATTACACGTTCCTATCGGAATGATTTCTGCCGCAGTTCCAGGAAGCAGAATTGAGCCTTGGATTCAGGCTTCTAAAATGGAAATAACTCCTAAATTGAAAAATGGCAAAACATTAGAAAAACTTAGCGCAGATGGCGGCGATTCTGGAAAGTTTTATGATACCATGATTCAACCTTTAATTCCTTACACATTAAAAGGATTTCTCTGGTATCAAGGCGAATCGAATTGCTTTCTGAATGAAAATATTCGTTATGCTTACAAGTTTAAAACGTTAATAGAAAGCTGGAGAAATGATTGGAATGATGAAAATTTACCTTTTTATTTTGTACAGCTTGCCCCTTACGCCTATTCGACTACCAAAGACGAGCGCCCGCATAGTGCTGAACAGCTTCCGGAATTTTGGGAATCGCAAAAACTGGCACTTCATTTAAAGAATACCAACACAATTGCAATTACCGATTTGGTTGATAGCATTGCAGATCTTCATCCTGGATATAAATGGGAAATTGGCAGACGTTTAAGTCTTCTTGCTGCAAATAAAACTTATGGACAAAAAAATATCGTTTGGTCTGGTCCTGTTTACGAAAAAATGAAAGTTATTGATAATACTATAGAAATTACTTTTTCTGAAATAGGAAGCGGTTTAGCAAGTCGCGACGAAAAACCTCTTAGTTGGTTTACGATTGCAGGAAGTGATGGGAAATTTGTAAAAGCGCAAGCAGAAATAAAAGGAGATAAAATAATTCTTTCTGCACCAGAAATTTCTCATCCAGTCTCAGCTCGTTTCGGGTGGAATGAAGCCGCACAATCTAATTTTATAAATAAAGAAGGATTACCAGCTGTTCCTTTCCGAACTGATAATCCTTGGGATAAACTTTTCTAG
- a CDS encoding murein L,D-transpeptidase catalytic domain-containing protein has product MRIFFMALLFSLTSFTTYNVTEKKDILDDIAFARLNEHVNEIKEFTKSNHKYNSKIAFLVDMKIKSGKNRFFVYDLENNQILDQGLVAHGSGSETGIKGDILQFSNAPNSNCTSLGRYSVEKAYNGVFGKAFRLAGMDETNNNAMKRAIVLHKYREVPTDEQGYYIINSHGCPMVSEVFFKRLEKIIDSSNSKILLSVYY; this is encoded by the coding sequence ATGAGAATATTTTTTATGGCACTGCTTTTTTCTTTAACTTCCTTTACAACCTACAACGTAACGGAGAAGAAAGATATATTAGATGATATTGCATTCGCAAGACTTAACGAGCATGTAAACGAAATTAAAGAGTTTACTAAATCGAACCACAAGTACAATAGCAAAATTGCTTTTCTTGTGGATATGAAAATCAAATCGGGAAAAAATCGCTTTTTTGTTTACGATTTAGAGAACAACCAAATTCTAGATCAAGGATTAGTTGCGCACGGATCTGGTTCAGAAACTGGAATTAAAGGTGATATCCTTCAATTTAGCAATGCTCCAAATTCAAACTGCACTTCTTTAGGAAGATATTCTGTAGAAAAAGCTTATAACGGCGTATTTGGAAAAGCTTTTAGACTTGCTGGTATGGATGAGACCAACAACAACGCCATGAAAAGAGCTATTGTGTTGCACAAATACAGAGAAGTTCCTACAGACGAACAAGGATACTACATTATCAACAGTCACGGCTGTCCAATGGTAAGCGAAGTGTTTTTCAAAAGACTTGAAAAAATTATCGACAGTTCAAATTCAAAAATTTTACTTTCCGTTTATTATTAA